Below is a window of Gloeocapsa sp. DLM2.Bin57 DNA.
TAATCTTACCTGATTTACTGATAGGAGGAAGAAGGTCTTCTATGACTCGCTATTTTTTCCCTAGTATTTTAGGAATACAAATAGCCCTAAGTTATTGGTTAGCCTTTAGTAAAACTAACAAGTTAAAACTAACAATTATTACTCTTATTTTTAGTTTAGGGGTTATCTCTTGTAGTCTCAGTAATTCTGCTTATACTTGGTGGAATAAGATTTCAGGTTATCATAACAATGACGTAGCTAGAGTAATTAATAATAGTCCTAAACCTTTACTAATCAGCGATACTAACGAGATTAACGTAGGCAATTTAATTTCTTTGAGTCATTTACTCAATGATCAAGTTGATTTATTACTATACCGAAATACCGCTATTCCTGCTATTCCCGAAGGTTATAGTGATATTTTCTTTTATAATCCTTCTGCCCAATTAATCAGTAACCTAGAAGGTTATGTACAAACTTCACCTGAATTAGCGGGATTTACTAACCCCAATTTACTATTAGTTTGGTCACCTACCGAGTAGGGATAAATCTTAACATAACTTAATAAAAAAGTCAAGATGAGAAAACAGTAGTGGCAAATAGACAATTCAGAGATAGAATAAAAAGTGACCAAAACAATATTAGATGGAATTGAACTGTGCTGTCATTCCTAATCGCTGACTTTCGGATTATTTTTGAGAGAGATCCCGCTGCTAGAAACTGGTTAGAAGTAATTTTCTGCTATCCAGGGTTACACGCTCTCTGGTTTCACCGTTTCTCTCACTGGTTAAATAACAAGGGAATTCCCCTGATACCTAGACTGATATCTCACGTAGCTCGCTTACTTACAGGTATTGAGATACATCCAGGGGCGCAAATTGGTAAAGGAGTGTTTATAGATCACGGAATGGGGGTAGTCATTGGAGAAACTGCCATCATTGGTAATTATACGTTGATTTATCAGGGTGTAACTCTAGGAGGAACTGGAAAAGAAAGTGGTAAGCGTCACCCTACTCTAGGTAGTAATGTAGTAGTAGGAGCAGGAGCGAAAGTTCTTGGTAATCTCCAAATTGGCGACAATGTACGTATTGGTGCAGGCTCTGTAGTATTGAGAGACGTACCTTCTGATTGTACGGTAGTCGGTATTCCCGGAAGAGTAGTCTATCGCTCTGGTGTTAAAATTAATCCTTTAGAACATGGTAATCTTCCCGACTCAGAAGCGACGGTTATTCGTACCTTAATAGATAGGATCGAGTCGTTAGAGCAACAAGTACAGGAATTAAAAACCACCCAACTACTAGAGCATTGTTACGCGGGTAAAGTTACCGTGGATATTTCTAGTCTTCCTGAGCAGGAAATTAAGCAATTTCTCGATGGATCTGGTATCTAGATGTAGATTCAAAAGCGTACTCCCCTAGAATTGAATTAATATCAGGTGTGAGTACGCAAAAAATAATTAATTCCAGGTAATAGGAATACTTTCTGTTTCCTCTGGATTAATGATAGTAGAGGTTTCTTGATCTAAGATAGCTTCTATTTGTTGATAAATGGTTTCTGCTTCTTCCCAAGAGTTACCGATACTAGTTAAACCTAGTTTACCAAATTCTGAAAGTGCTCCCATGAGGTGGAAGACTGTACCTGTTTTAGTACTGTTATCAAAATGAAGATGGTTTTCAGCGATAATATCCATTAAATCATGGGGCAATAAACCTTTATACTGTGGCTTATATAAGTTATCTGAAGCTACATAGTATTTTCTGATACCTTGGGGACTATAGAATAAACCTGTCTGTTGGTCATAAGTTCCATTGGTGAGTAATTTTAAAGTCATAAAGGGGTGAGTTGTTCCACCTTTGCGTAAGTTGATTTCGATCGCGTGGAGTTGCCAAGTTTTACCCTGACGTACTGCGATAAA
It encodes the following:
- the cysE gene encoding serine O-acetyltransferase; amino-acid sequence: MLSFLIADFRIIFERDPAARNWLEVIFCYPGLHALWFHRFSHWLNNKGIPLIPRLISHVARLLTGIEIHPGAQIGKGVFIDHGMGVVIGETAIIGNYTLIYQGVTLGGTGKESGKRHPTLGSNVVVGAGAKVLGNLQIGDNVRIGAGSVVLRDVPSDCTVVGIPGRVVYRSGVKINPLEHGNLPDSEATVIRTLIDRIESLEQQVQELKTTQLLEHCYAGKVTVDISSLPEQEIKQFLDGSGI